In Picosynechococcus sp. PCC 7002, the following are encoded in one genomic region:
- a CDS encoding mechanosensitive ion channel family protein has protein sequence MNGILLDLGVVIAEIILFLIAITVGQFLIILTLKRLAQWVPEKQGQNPLNLTQKILNKSLFVIKITGAIIIAALNGYLFLQQKSPYLYLLDLINGISPEQWQRLALGLLKSVLLLLLVSLMIASLRPRLKRAGDRLKAWKNIEGNNHSLDTLFKAIDLAIANGLWILALVVCLNFLFVPPSITQYFYLAIKVYFLLCFGIIAVRASFSLLDTLDGLSTEFIAKHPRSPLRFYPRFRYLLGLTKRCLETGIYLAIAGVICAQFPLLDHIAPYAIPANQIILIIFIAALVIELSNIIVEKLLLRSPNLSPVQQRRRLTFIPLVQNTVRYCIYFVSGVSILYVFDIDPTPILAGAGILGLAVGLGAQNLINDLVNGFSILLQNYYLVGDFVETDNATGLVEEMDLRVTRIRDTGGRLHIIRNGDIKTIVNYSKDYVYSVVYVGVAYDSDLDHVYQVLGDVGHQIQGLHPDVLEPTRIDGLDNFAESELTIRTVTKVKPGKHLPVQRLLRKLIKEAFDREQIEIPFARRVLIFKNEAPDLDSLRDSENM, from the coding sequence ATGAATGGGATCCTCCTCGATCTTGGTGTGGTGATCGCCGAGATTATTCTCTTTTTAATCGCGATCACTGTGGGACAATTTTTAATTATTTTGACCCTGAAACGTCTAGCCCAATGGGTGCCAGAAAAACAAGGACAAAATCCCCTAAATTTAACCCAAAAAATCCTTAATAAATCCCTCTTCGTCATTAAGATCACCGGGGCCATAATCATTGCTGCCTTAAATGGTTATTTATTCCTTCAACAAAAATCCCCTTACCTTTATCTCCTTGATTTAATTAACGGCATCTCTCCGGAACAGTGGCAAAGGCTCGCCCTCGGTTTATTAAAAAGTGTTTTACTTCTGTTGCTCGTGAGTTTAATGATCGCTTCTCTGCGGCCACGCTTGAAACGGGCTGGCGATCGCCTCAAAGCTTGGAAAAATATCGAAGGCAATAACCACAGCTTAGATACGCTCTTTAAGGCCATTGATTTGGCGATCGCCAATGGTCTTTGGATTTTGGCCCTGGTGGTGTGCCTCAATTTTTTGTTTGTCCCTCCGAGCATTACCCAATATTTTTATCTCGCGATCAAAGTTTATTTTTTGCTTTGCTTTGGGATCATTGCTGTGCGGGCATCGTTTTCTTTGCTGGATACTTTAGATGGTTTATCAACGGAATTTATTGCCAAACATCCCCGGTCTCCCCTGCGATTTTACCCCCGGTTTCGTTATTTATTGGGCCTCACAAAACGTTGTTTAGAAACGGGCATTTATCTGGCGATCGCCGGAGTGATTTGTGCCCAATTTCCCCTACTCGATCACATTGCCCCCTATGCGATCCCGGCGAATCAAATTATCCTGATTATTTTCATCGCGGCCCTGGTGATCGAACTGAGCAATATCATTGTCGAAAAATTATTGTTGCGATCGCCAAACCTCAGTCCTGTCCAACAACGCCGTCGTTTAACCTTTATCCCCCTGGTGCAAAACACCGTACGCTACTGCATTTATTTTGTGAGTGGCGTTTCAATTCTCTATGTCTTTGACATTGACCCGACACCGATCCTCGCCGGGGCCGGGATCTTGGGTTTAGCAGTGGGGCTTGGGGCGCAAAATTTAATCAATGACCTCGTCAATGGCTTTTCCATTTTGTTGCAAAATTACTACCTTGTCGGTGATTTTGTCGAAACGGATAATGCCACAGGCCTTGTCGAAGAAATGGATCTGCGGGTCACACGCATCCGCGATACAGGGGGACGGCTACATATCATCCGCAATGGCGACATCAAGACCATTGTGAATTACTCCAAAGATTATGTGTATTCGGTGGTTTATGTTGGGGTCGCTTACGACTCAGATTTAGACCATGTGTATCAGGTTCTAGGGGATGTGGGCCACCAAATTCAAGGCTTACACCCTGATGTGCTCGAACCGACCCGCATTGATGGCCTCGATAACTTTGCCGAATCTGAACTCACCATCCGCACGGTTACCAAGGTGAAACCAGGAAAACATCTACCGGTGCAGCGTCTCCTGCGGAAGTTAATCAAAGAAGCCTTCGACCGCGAACAGATCGAAATTCCCTTTGCCCGCCGTGTACTCATCTTCAAAAATGAAGCCCCTGACCTCGATTCACTTCGAGATTCGGAAAATATGTAA
- a CDS encoding DUF1257 domain-containing protein — protein MSHFSTLRTKITDAAVLKTSLQDLGISVNTDAAVRGYNGQQIQADIVATLEGDYDLGWTRNADGSFDLIADLWGVAKKHNQTELINSINQKYAINKTLAEVKQRGLNNANVKLVLQK, from the coding sequence ATGTCCCACTTTAGCACTCTCCGCACTAAAATCACCGATGCCGCAGTTCTCAAGACTTCCCTGCAAGACCTCGGAATTTCTGTGAATACCGATGCTGCAGTTCGTGGCTACAACGGCCAACAGATTCAAGCAGACATCGTGGCTACTCTCGAAGGCGATTATGACCTCGGCTGGACTCGCAATGCCGACGGCAGCTTTGACCTCATCGCTGACCTATGGGGTGTCGCGAAGAAGCACAACCAAACTGAACTGATCAATTCCATCAACCAGAAGTACGCCATCAACAAGACCCTCGCTGAAGTTAAGCAACGTGGTCTCAACAATGCGAACGTCAAACTGGTATTGCAAAAGTAA
- the ftsH gene encoding ATP-dependent zinc metalloprotease FtsH, protein MKHYRHLLPSKQKHQAKPRFKWRAGMANFLLSQALLWGGGTATIAQTESTESTETLNYGELLQDIRQNQVDRFVLDPETNTAQVTLRGQTEEEAQTIQLLNNNQELLAALRENNVDFEVVPSQDHSVAIAIFTNLLLFGILIGGLVLIIRRSASMQNNAMNFGRSKARFQMEAETGIMFKDVAGVEEAKEELAEVVTFLKEPNKFTAIGAKIPRGMLLIGPPGTGKTLLAKAIAGEAGVPFFSISGSEFVEMFVGVGASRVRDLFRKAQENAPCLVFIDEIDAVGRQRGAGIGGGNDEREQTLNQLLTEMDGFEGNSGIIVIAATNRPDVLDQALLRPGRFDRQVTVDYPDRLGRLAILEVHAQDKKVAEDVDLEAIARRTPGFSGADLANLLNEAAIFTARRRKEAITSSEINDAIDRVVAGMEGTALTDGKSKRLIAYHEVGHAIVGTILKDHDPLQKVTIIPRGRAQGLTWFTPNEEQGLTTKAQFRAQIAVALGGRAAEDIVFGYDEITSGASQDIQMLTNIARQMVTKFGMSELGHFALETNRGEVFLRNDWFGERPEYSEAIAQRIDLKVREIINECYETAKQIIRDNRQLVDRLVDRLIEEETIEGEDFSRLVNEALGQTIDLQKTASVA, encoded by the coding sequence ATGAAGCACTATCGTCACCTCCTTCCGAGCAAGCAGAAGCATCAGGCCAAACCTCGTTTTAAGTGGCGAGCTGGGATGGCTAATTTTCTTTTGAGCCAAGCCTTACTGTGGGGAGGGGGAACGGCGACGATCGCTCAGACAGAATCAACGGAATCGACGGAGACCTTGAACTACGGAGAGCTGCTCCAGGATATCCGACAAAACCAGGTGGATCGCTTCGTCCTTGACCCAGAAACCAATACGGCCCAGGTCACACTCCGGGGGCAAACTGAGGAAGAAGCCCAGACCATCCAGCTCCTTAACAATAACCAAGAACTCCTCGCCGCTCTCCGGGAAAATAATGTTGACTTTGAGGTGGTGCCTTCCCAGGATCATTCGGTGGCGATCGCCATTTTTACCAATCTCCTGCTTTTTGGGATTCTGATCGGGGGGCTAGTGCTGATTATCCGCCGCTCGGCCAGTATGCAAAACAATGCCATGAACTTTGGTCGTTCTAAAGCGCGCTTTCAGATGGAAGCGGAAACGGGGATCATGTTTAAGGATGTGGCTGGGGTCGAGGAAGCCAAGGAAGAACTCGCTGAAGTGGTCACCTTCTTAAAAGAACCGAATAAATTTACGGCAATTGGTGCGAAAATCCCTAGAGGAATGCTCCTCATTGGCCCACCGGGGACGGGTAAAACGCTCCTAGCAAAGGCGATCGCCGGGGAAGCGGGCGTACCGTTCTTCAGTATTTCTGGCTCGGAATTTGTGGAAATGTTTGTGGGGGTTGGCGCGTCACGGGTACGGGATCTCTTCCGCAAGGCCCAGGAAAACGCTCCCTGTCTTGTGTTTATCGATGAAATTGATGCGGTCGGTCGCCAACGGGGTGCAGGCATTGGTGGGGGAAACGATGAGCGGGAGCAGACCCTAAACCAACTACTCACAGAAATGGACGGTTTTGAAGGAAATTCTGGAATTATTGTGATCGCCGCCACCAACCGTCCTGATGTCTTGGATCAAGCTCTCCTGCGTCCCGGCCGCTTTGATCGCCAGGTGACTGTAGATTATCCAGACCGTTTGGGGCGTTTAGCAATCCTCGAAGTGCATGCCCAAGATAAAAAAGTCGCTGAGGATGTTGATCTGGAGGCGATCGCCCGGCGTACCCCTGGTTTTTCAGGGGCAGATCTAGCAAACTTACTCAACGAAGCCGCCATTTTCACCGCCCGCCGCCGCAAAGAAGCGATTACCAGCAGCGAAATCAATGACGCCATTGATCGGGTTGTAGCAGGAATGGAGGGAACAGCCCTCACCGATGGCAAAAGTAAACGTCTCATTGCCTATCACGAAGTGGGCCATGCCATTGTTGGCACCATCCTCAAAGACCACGATCCCCTCCAGAAAGTCACCATTATTCCCCGGGGCCGCGCCCAAGGCCTAACCTGGTTTACCCCCAACGAAGAACAGGGTCTGACCACCAAAGCCCAATTCCGCGCCCAAATCGCCGTGGCCCTGGGGGGACGCGCCGCCGAGGATATTGTCTTTGGCTACGATGAAATCACTTCTGGGGCCTCCCAGGATATCCAAATGCTCACGAACATTGCCCGTCAAATGGTGACAAAATTTGGGATGTCAGAACTGGGTCACTTTGCCCTAGAAACCAATCGGGGTGAAGTTTTCCTCAGAAATGATTGGTTTGGGGAGCGGCCTGAATATTCCGAGGCGATCGCCCAGCGCATTGACCTCAAGGTGCGCGAAATTATCAACGAGTGCTACGAAACTGCCAAGCAAATTATTCGGGACAATCGTCAACTTGTAGATCGTCTGGTGGATCGTCTCATCGAAGAAGAAACCATCGAAGGCGAAGACTTTAGTCGTCTCGTCAACGAAGCCCTTGGTCAAACCATCGACCTCCAAAAGACTGCTTCCGTTGCCTAA
- a CDS encoding DUF3747 domain-containing protein: MSKAALSGKMLAIALATLSSVVPLGRAQAQTVFGEAEINPESMAAIAVPLSNGGYNLLVVEQLEREDRKECWAESGANPTSIDPLLLNFDFTGYCRRSTDSNGYSMRINGQDFGQSHLLRITRFENEILLVATPKDNDQEEIVIGRSNGLTEGFLKFNLLPGWEFTRRTFEERPLGHFYFSNEGRQFAVLKKPTIDDLVAGITQSSIVTVDSLPGLAISPPEITNPSETPDPGSTVAQFTDISGDIYRNEIAQAVNVGFIAGFNDNTFRPTDVLTREQLVSMAIEGLQALPNASLAVPTQVANAPYPDVAADRWSAAKITWAQANNIVSGYPDGTFQPTQPVTRAELLAVLRRTAEYAKAAQGQPMTLVATNGPIAFSDTAGHWANDLAAQMSTYCRVASPLNESGDRFFPDTASQRNYAAAATLRTLQCSVR, from the coding sequence ATGTCTAAAGCTGCCTTATCCGGAAAAATGTTGGCGATCGCCCTTGCAACCCTCAGTAGTGTTGTACCTTTGGGACGCGCCCAAGCCCAAACTGTTTTTGGAGAAGCAGAGATCAACCCCGAATCCATGGCGGCGATCGCCGTCCCCCTCAGTAACGGTGGCTATAACCTCCTCGTAGTCGAACAGCTCGAACGGGAAGACCGCAAAGAATGTTGGGCCGAAAGTGGCGCAAATCCGACCAGCATTGATCCCCTGCTGCTGAACTTTGACTTTACTGGCTATTGTCGCCGCAGCACCGATAGTAATGGCTACTCCATGCGGATCAATGGGCAAGATTTTGGCCAGAGCCACCTATTGCGCATCACTCGCTTCGAAAATGAAATTTTGTTGGTCGCCACTCCCAAAGATAACGATCAAGAAGAAATTGTCATTGGCCGTAGTAATGGTCTCACCGAAGGCTTCCTTAAGTTCAACCTCCTCCCCGGTTGGGAATTTACCCGCCGTACCTTTGAAGAGCGACCCCTGGGCCACTTTTACTTTTCTAACGAGGGCCGCCAGTTCGCCGTCCTTAAAAAACCCACCATTGATGACTTAGTTGCGGGCATTACGCAGAGTTCAATTGTGACGGTCGATAGTCTCCCCGGTCTGGCAATCTCCCCACCAGAAATTACAAATCCCTCTGAAACGCCTGATCCCGGCAGTACGGTGGCCCAATTTACTGATATCAGTGGTGATATTTACCGTAACGAAATTGCCCAAGCGGTGAATGTCGGTTTTATTGCTGGTTTTAACGACAATACCTTCCGGCCCACCGATGTCCTGACCCGCGAACAGTTGGTTTCCATGGCCATTGAAGGTCTCCAAGCTCTTCCCAATGCTTCCCTGGCTGTGCCCACCCAAGTTGCGAATGCCCCCTATCCCGATGTGGCTGCCGACCGTTGGAGTGCGGCAAAAATCACCTGGGCCCAGGCGAACAATATTGTCAGTGGCTATCCCGATGGGACTTTCCAACCCACTCAACCCGTCACCCGGGCCGAACTATTAGCCGTTCTCCGTCGCACCGCAGAATATGCCAAGGCCGCCCAAGGTCAACCGATGACCCTCGTGGCCACCAATGGCCCCATTGCTTTTAGTGATACGGCGGGTCACTGGGCCAATGATTTGGCTGCCCAGATGTCTACTTACTGTCGCGTCGCTTCTCCTTTGAATGAAAGTGGCGATCGCTTTTTCCCCGATACTGCCTCCCAACGGAACTACGCCGCCGCTGCCACCCTCCGGACACTCCAATGCAGCGTGCGATAA
- the ycf46 gene encoding stress-responsive protein Ycf46: MKEELNTLIQAQYPLIYLITPEEERAEAAIAHIAQLCEYQNVFVWTMTHGLVEYGSDRKPQTRTLSAEAAIREVIHHNDSGIFIFEDLHPFLDDPSTVRWLRDAIASFKGRQKHIILMSPYQKVPLELEKDVVVLDFPFPTLDELDQVLAQYLNPRHPISPVVREKLLKAALGLTKDEAEKVYRKAQVKAKKLTASEVEIVLSEKKQLIRRNGILEFIEEDETIDAIGGLEELKRWLKQRSNAFTEAAREYGLPQPKGMLILGVPGCGKSLLAKTTSRLWGLPLLRLDMGRVYDGSTVGKSEANLRSALKTAESISPAILFIDELDKAFAGSSGSADSDGGTSSRIFGSFLTWMQEKESPVFVMATANRVDRLPGEFLRKGRFDEIFFVDLPNPSEREAIFNIHLHKRRPVGDRFDTEQLAKISEGFSGAEIEQAIIAAMYEAFAQDREFTQLDIIAAIKATLPLSRTMTEQVNSLRDWARQRARPASASVAEYQRLEF; this comes from the coding sequence ATGAAAGAAGAGCTCAATACCCTCATTCAAGCTCAATACCCCCTGATCTACCTCATCACCCCCGAGGAGGAACGGGCCGAGGCGGCGATCGCCCACATTGCGCAACTGTGTGAATATCAGAATGTTTTCGTCTGGACGATGACCCATGGCTTGGTGGAATATGGTTCCGACCGGAAGCCCCAAACTCGCACCCTCTCAGCAGAAGCGGCCATTCGTGAAGTCATTCACCACAACGATTCTGGCATTTTTATCTTTGAGGATCTGCATCCATTTTTAGACGATCCCAGCACCGTCCGTTGGTTACGGGATGCGATCGCCAGCTTTAAGGGCCGCCAAAAGCACATTATTTTAATGTCCCCCTATCAGAAGGTGCCCCTCGAACTCGAAAAAGACGTTGTTGTCCTGGATTTTCCTTTCCCGACCCTCGACGAACTCGATCAAGTTCTCGCCCAATACCTCAATCCCCGGCACCCCATTTCCCCCGTTGTGCGAGAAAAACTCCTCAAGGCAGCCCTGGGCCTGACTAAGGACGAAGCCGAGAAAGTTTATCGCAAAGCCCAGGTTAAGGCGAAGAAACTCACTGCTTCAGAGGTAGAAATTGTCCTCTCCGAGAAAAAGCAACTGATTCGCCGTAACGGTATTCTCGAATTTATCGAAGAAGACGAAACCATTGACGCCATCGGCGGCTTAGAGGAACTCAAGCGCTGGCTTAAACAACGCTCCAATGCCTTTACCGAAGCAGCACGGGAATATGGACTACCCCAACCCAAGGGAATGTTGATTCTTGGTGTACCGGGTTGTGGTAAATCACTCCTGGCTAAAACAACTTCTCGGTTATGGGGTCTTCCCCTCCTGCGTCTCGATATGGGGCGGGTATATGATGGCTCCACCGTAGGCAAATCCGAAGCAAACCTCCGCAGTGCCCTTAAAACCGCCGAGTCCATTTCTCCAGCGATTCTCTTTATCGACGAATTAGACAAAGCCTTTGCCGGTTCCTCTGGATCTGCGGATTCCGATGGAGGCACCTCCAGCCGTATCTTTGGCTCGTTTCTCACCTGGATGCAAGAAAAAGAATCCCCCGTTTTTGTAATGGCCACCGCGAACCGAGTGGATCGGCTACCAGGGGAATTTCTTCGGAAAGGACGATTCGACGAAATCTTTTTCGTGGATCTCCCCAACCCCAGCGAACGGGAAGCGATCTTTAATATCCATCTCCACAAACGTCGGCCAGTCGGCGATCGCTTCGACACAGAACAACTGGCAAAAATTTCAGAAGGTTTTTCCGGTGCGGAAATCGAACAGGCGATTATTGCCGCCATGTACGAGGCCTTTGCCCAAGATCGCGAGTTTACCCAACTCGACATTATCGCCGCGATCAAAGCAACCTTGCCCCTTTCCCGCACCATGACTGAACAGGTCAATAGTCTCCGCGATTGGGCCAGACAGCGCGCCCGACCTGCTTCAGCCTCCGTCGCCGAATACCAGCGATTGGAGTTCTAA